The following proteins are co-located in the bacterium genome:
- the panB gene encoding 3-methyl-2-oxobutanoate hydroxymethyltransferase: MAVRKTNILDLGRMKVEGQKIVMITAYDALFARIFDDVGVDVILVGDSLGMVVLGYDDTLNVTMEDMVRHTEAAARGRKRAFLMADMPFLSYQASTSEAVRNAGRLLQAGAEAVKLEGGRNAADTIRAIASADIPVMAHIGLTPQSIHRMGGYRVQGKTDPQRERLLDDAAAVQEAGAFALLLEGIPAVLAAEITRNVSIPTVGIGAGAGCDGQVLVMQDLLGLFSEFRPKFVKRFGELRKPVEDAVAAYAAAVRDGSFPGKEHSF, from the coding sequence ATGGCGGTGCGCAAGACCAATATCCTCGACCTCGGGCGGATGAAGGTCGAAGGGCAGAAGATCGTGATGATCACGGCGTACGACGCCCTGTTCGCCCGCATCTTCGACGACGTCGGCGTGGACGTCATTCTCGTCGGCGACTCTCTGGGGATGGTGGTCCTGGGTTACGACGATACGTTGAACGTGACGATGGAAGACATGGTCCGGCATACGGAGGCGGCGGCGCGGGGACGCAAGCGCGCGTTCCTCATGGCCGACATGCCGTTCCTGTCGTACCAGGCGTCCACCTCCGAGGCGGTCCGCAACGCCGGCCGGCTGCTCCAGGCGGGGGCGGAAGCGGTGAAGCTCGAGGGGGGGCGCAACGCCGCGGATACGATCCGGGCGATCGCTTCGGCGGACATCCCGGTGATGGCGCACATCGGGCTCACCCCGCAGTCGATCCACCGGATGGGCGGCTACCGGGTGCAGGGGAAGACCGACCCGCAGCGGGAACGGCTGCTGGACGACGCCGCGGCGGTGCAGGAGGCCGGCGCGTTCGCGTTGCTGCTCGAGGGGATCCCCGCCGTCCTGGCCGCGGAGATCACCCGGAACGTTTCGATCCCGACGGTCGGGATCGGCGCGGGAGCCGGCTGCGACGGCCAGGTGCTGGTGATGCAGGACCTGCTCGGCCTGTTCAGCGAGTTCCGGCCGAAATTCGTGAAGCGATTCGGCGAGCTTCGAAAGCCGGTCGAGGATGCGGTCGCGGCGTACGCCGCCGCGGTGCGCGACGGATCGTTTCCCGGGAAGGAGCACTCCTTCTGA
- the panC gene encoding pantoate--beta-alanine ligase, translating to MDLLRTPAAMRAWADARRAEGARIGLVPTMGYLHEGHVSLVRVAKAHGCGAVAATIFVNPTQFGPGEDFEKYPRDEARDLAMLDAAGTAAVYLPGVEDMYPEGHQTFVEVTGVSQGLCGGVRPGHFRGVATVVAKLFLAAKPHVAVFGEKDYQQLAVIRAMTRDLDFGIEIVGAPIVREEDGLAKSSRNVYLSGDDRIAARCLSRGLFRARELFGKGERDAGTLVAAAGAAIEGEPLAKREYAEGRDPVTLAPLSGRIGAVTILVAAKVGPARLIDNITLGN from the coding sequence ATGGACCTGCTTCGGACCCCGGCGGCGATGCGGGCGTGGGCCGATGCGCGGCGCGCGGAAGGGGCCCGGATCGGCCTAGTGCCGACGATGGGGTATCTGCACGAGGGGCACGTGAGCCTGGTGCGGGTCGCAAAGGCGCACGGCTGCGGCGCGGTGGCGGCGACGATCTTCGTCAACCCGACGCAGTTCGGGCCGGGCGAGGATTTCGAAAAGTACCCGCGGGACGAGGCGCGGGACCTGGCGATGCTGGACGCGGCGGGAACCGCCGCGGTGTACCTTCCCGGCGTGGAGGACATGTACCCGGAAGGGCACCAGACGTTCGTCGAGGTGACCGGCGTTTCGCAGGGGCTGTGCGGGGGGGTCCGCCCCGGCCATTTCCGCGGGGTCGCCACGGTGGTGGCGAAGCTGTTCCTCGCGGCGAAGCCCCACGTGGCGGTCTTCGGGGAGAAGGATTACCAGCAGCTGGCGGTGATCCGCGCGATGACGCGTGACCTCGACTTCGGGATCGAGATCGTCGGGGCGCCGATCGTCCGGGAAGAGGACGGTCTGGCGAAGAGCTCGCGCAACGTCTATCTTTCGGGCGACGACCGGATCGCGGCCCGCTGCCTTTCGCGGGGGCTTTTCCGGGCGAGGGAGCTGTTCGGGAAGGGCGAGCGGGACGCGGGGACCCTGGTCGCGGCGGCTGGTGCGGCGATCGAAGGGGAGCCGCTGGCGAAGCGGGAATACGCGGAAGGGCGGGACCCGGTCACGCTCGCGCCGCTTTCGGGACGAATCGGCGCCGTCACGATCCTGGTGGCGGCGAAGGTCGGGCCGGCAAGGTTGATCGACAACATCACGCTTGGAAATTAA
- the panD gene encoding aspartate 1-decarboxylase has translation MMKTMLKCKIHRATVTESMLHYEGSITIDKTLMDAAGLVDYEQVHIWNVDNGNRFSTYVIEGEADSGVICLNGAAARQVSKGDLVIIAAFSTYDEKELADFQPTLVYVDRKNRITNVKRKIESESQRPRVAAAV, from the coding sequence ATGATGAAGACCATGTTGAAGTGCAAGATCCATCGGGCGACGGTGACGGAGTCGATGCTCCATTACGAGGGGAGCATCACGATCGACAAGACGCTGATGGACGCGGCGGGGTTGGTCGACTACGAACAGGTGCACATCTGGAACGTCGACAACGGGAACCGGTTCTCCACGTATGTCATCGAGGGGGAGGCCGACTCCGGCGTGATCTGCCTGAACGGCGCCGCCGCCCGCCAGGTGAGCAAGGGCGACCTGGTCATCATCGCTGCCTTCTCCACCTACGACGAGAAGGAATTGGCGGATTTCCAGCCGACCCTGGTCTACGTGGACCGGAAGAACCGGATCACGAACGTGAAGCGGAAGATCGAGTCGGAGAGCCAGCGCCCGCGCGTCGCCGCTGCGGTCTGA
- a CDS encoding amidohydrolase family protein → MKPATDRPRGVVYTASRLVAEAGAIFSPGAVAMADGSVLLAGPKADVLRAAPAGFPRMECPGAAIVPGLVNAHTHLQIPRIADDTGKPLPIPSSFVDWILRVIAWRLGAAPDSFSANFRSATDEALSFGTTTVGEIAGPDLSSYDDCPLRARVFAEGIGFDPHVASEVLARVDAAIERLEKISVENPAVRPGVSPHTLYTVGESLLRSLADLAAAKGLPACLHLAESVPEMAFLADGGGEIASRLYPAVGKDVSWFRGLGRPIPAYLAEAGLLREGVLLVHNVHLARPEIDSLRGGGARFVLCPRSNAAHGNGAPDVTHFVDAKIPFALGTDSLGSVPDLSLWEEMRAARSLYKGRKKDSALCRELFRAATEHGAAALGLPGGILAPGEAADFTVVDDPGGDGDRFFRELLEKTDRANVRSTVVAGQEARGNAAG, encoded by the coding sequence ATGAAACCGGCGACGGACCGGCCTCGAGGGGTCGTGTACACCGCCTCCCGGCTGGTGGCGGAGGCCGGGGCGATCTTTTCCCCGGGCGCCGTGGCGATGGCGGACGGGAGCGTCCTGCTGGCGGGGCCGAAGGCGGACGTCCTGCGGGCCGCTCCGGCGGGGTTCCCCCGGATGGAGTGTCCCGGCGCCGCGATCGTGCCGGGGCTCGTCAACGCGCACACCCACCTGCAGATCCCCCGGATCGCCGACGACACGGGGAAGCCGTTGCCGATCCCTTCCTCGTTCGTCGACTGGATCCTGCGCGTGATCGCCTGGAGGCTGGGAGCCGCCCCCGATTCCTTCTCCGCGAATTTCCGGTCGGCGACGGACGAGGCGCTCTCCTTCGGCACCACGACGGTGGGGGAGATCGCCGGGCCGGACCTTTCCTCGTACGACGACTGTCCCCTGCGGGCGCGCGTCTTCGCGGAAGGGATCGGCTTCGACCCGCACGTCGCCTCCGAGGTCCTCGCCCGGGTCGATGCGGCGATCGAGCGGCTGGAAAAGATCTCCGTCGAAAATCCCGCCGTCCGGCCGGGAGTGTCCCCCCACACGCTGTACACGGTCGGGGAAAGCCTCCTTCGCTCCCTCGCGGATCTCGCCGCCGCGAAGGGACTTCCCGCCTGCCTCCACCTGGCGGAGTCCGTCCCGGAGATGGCGTTCCTCGCGGACGGCGGCGGAGAGATCGCCTCGCGCCTGTACCCTGCCGTGGGGAAGGACGTCTCCTGGTTCCGCGGCCTCGGGCGGCCGATCCCCGCGTATCTTGCGGAGGCCGGTCTTTTGCGGGAAGGGGTGCTGCTGGTGCATAATGTCCACCTCGCCCGCCCGGAGATCGACTCCCTGCGCGGGGGAGGCGCCCGCTTCGTCCTTTGCCCGAGGAGCAACGCGGCGCACGGGAACGGCGCCCCGGACGTGACGCACTTCGTGGACGCGAAGATCCCGTTCGCCCTCGGTACCGACAGCCTCGGCTCGGTGCCCGATCTGTCGTTGTGGGAGGAGATGCGCGCCGCCCGCTCCCTGTACAAGGGAAGGAAGAAAGACTCCGCGCTCTGCCGGGAACTCTTCCGCGCCGCGACGGAGCACGGAGCAGCCGCCCTCGGTCTCCCCGGGGGGATCCTCGCGCCGGGCGAGGCGGCCGACTTCACGGTCGTGGACGACCCCGGCGGGGACGGCGACCGGTTCTTCCGGGAACTGCTGGAGAAGACGGACCGTGCCAATGTGCGGTCGACCGTCGTCGCGGGGCAGGAAGCGCGCGGCAATGCCGCCGGATGA
- the smpB gene encoding SsrA-binding protein SmpB produces the protein MAGKTEKPDSPSVKVVSTNRRARHEYEILETFECGLALQGHEVKSIREGRVNIADGFAAFRGNEAFIENMHITPYSHGDLRVIDPLRVRKLLLKRKELDYLFGKVKERGLSVIPLKLYFKGPRVKLEVGLGRGKKLYDKRHDIADRDARRDIERATRIRGKRSADRG, from the coding sequence ATGGCCGGCAAGACCGAAAAGCCCGACAGCCCTTCCGTGAAGGTGGTCTCCACGAACCGCCGCGCGCGGCATGAGTACGAGATCCTCGAAACCTTCGAGTGCGGACTGGCGCTCCAGGGGCACGAGGTGAAGTCGATCCGGGAAGGGCGCGTCAACATCGCGGACGGCTTTGCCGCCTTCCGCGGAAACGAGGCGTTCATAGAGAACATGCACATCACGCCCTACTCCCACGGGGACCTGCGGGTCATCGACCCGCTGCGGGTCCGCAAGCTCCTCCTCAAGCGCAAGGAGCTCGACTACCTCTTCGGCAAGGTCAAGGAGCGGGGGCTGTCCGTCATCCCGCTGAAGCTCTACTTCAAGGGTCCGCGGGTCAAGCTCGAGGTGGGACTGGGCCGCGGGAAGAAGCTCTACGACAAGCGGCACGACATCGCCGATCGCGACGCCCGGCGCGACATCGAGCGTGCCACCCGGATCCGGGGGAAACGCTCCGCCGACCGGGGGTAG
- a CDS encoding acetyl-CoA C-acetyltransferase, which translates to MGPKDKDVVIVGAVRTAIGKFGGSLKDLRAYQLAGMVMESALARAGVEKGAVDEVIAGDCIQCVDEANTARTAALSIGIPVEVPAYTVQKQCSSSMQALSCARTQILAGEADIVLVAGVESMSNAPYVLKTARWGQRLNHGELTDTIWELLYSGSGLLGRRMIMGETAENLALKYGISRQEQDEVALRSHRNAERAVKNGTFNEEIVPVSVNSRKGMSLVDTDEHPRIGLTMDELTALKPAFRKDGTVTAGNASGINDGAAAIVVASRARAKDLGLAPLARLVAQASAGVSPEIMGYGPVPATQKLLARTGVPLKEIGLIEVNEAFAAQYIACEKGLGLDREKVNVNGSGIGLGHPVGCTGVRLVVSLLHEMRRRNERYGLATLCVGGGMGMSTLLELEN; encoded by the coding sequence ATGGGCCCAAAGGACAAGGATGTCGTAATAGTCGGCGCGGTTCGTACGGCGATCGGGAAGTTCGGTGGCAGTTTGAAGGATCTCAGGGCGTACCAGTTGGCGGGAATGGTCATGGAGTCCGCGCTTGCCCGTGCCGGAGTCGAGAAAGGGGCCGTCGACGAGGTAATCGCCGGCGACTGCATCCAGTGCGTCGACGAAGCGAACACCGCTCGTACGGCCGCCTTGTCGATAGGGATCCCCGTCGAAGTGCCGGCGTATACGGTACAGAAACAGTGCTCCTCTTCCATGCAGGCTCTTTCTTGCGCACGGACCCAGATCCTGGCGGGGGAGGCGGACATTGTTCTGGTTGCGGGTGTGGAGTCGATGAGCAACGCACCATATGTCCTGAAGACAGCCCGCTGGGGACAACGCCTCAATCACGGGGAGTTGACCGATACGATCTGGGAGTTGCTGTATTCGGGTAGTGGACTCCTTGGTCGCCGGATGATCATGGGAGAAACCGCTGAGAACCTTGCGTTGAAGTACGGCATCTCCCGTCAGGAGCAGGACGAGGTGGCCCTCCGTAGCCATCGGAATGCCGAGCGGGCCGTGAAGAACGGAACGTTCAATGAGGAGATCGTCCCGGTGTCCGTCAACTCCCGCAAAGGGATGTCGCTCGTAGATACGGACGAACATCCGCGGATCGGACTGACCATGGATGAGTTGACCGCCTTGAAGCCGGCATTTCGGAAAGACGGGACAGTTACAGCAGGTAACGCCTCGGGGATCAACGATGGGGCGGCCGCGATCGTCGTGGCAAGCCGGGCCAGGGCCAAGGATCTCGGGCTTGCACCCCTGGCCCGCCTCGTCGCGCAGGCCAGCGCAGGTGTATCACCCGAGATCATGGGGTATGGCCCCGTTCCAGCCACACAGAAGTTGCTTGCCCGTACCGGCGTTCCCCTGAAGGAGATCGGGTTGATCGAAGTCAACGAAGCGTTCGCTGCCCAGTACATCGCCTGCGAGAAGGGGCTTGGCCTCGATCGCGAGAAGGTCAATGTCAACGGAAGCGGGATCGGGCTGGGGCACCCGGTGGGATGCACCGGGGTCCGGTTGGTCGTAAGCCTGTTGCACGAGATGCGCCGGCGGAACGAGCGTTACGGTCTGGCCACGCTTTGCGTGGGCGGAGGAATGGGTATGAGCACGCTGCTGGAACTTGAAAATTGA
- a CDS encoding acyl-CoA dehydrogenase family protein produces MLLGKLTGAEYLLAECSPEDVFSPEDFSPEQKQLAETIDQFVSKDILPNVEKLEHQDFGLMINLLRKCGELGLLMIEAPEEYGGLDLDKATAMLVAEKISRYASFTAAYMVQTGIGMLPLVYYGTRAQNEKYLGKLISGEWISAYCLTEPGSGSDAMGAKTTATLSADGKHYILNGTKQFITNGGFADLYTVFAKVDRKQFTAFLVERSFDGISPGPEEKKLGIKGSSTTQVILEDAKVPVENVLGEIGKGHKIAFNVLNVGRFKLGAVVTGTAKIALVEGLKYANLRKQFGVSIGTFGAIREKIADMTAAIFASESLVYRLAGMIDDRLETIPKGRTDYFDSYQKGIEEYAVECAIAKVFCSEVLAKVVDDVVQIHGGYGFIQEYPAERFYRDERVNRIFEGTNEINRILIAGNLFRRAEKGEIPLSREAGRALEYLSGSKEDAGDASGLLAAERKLLRNLKRVFLSIAGTASEKLKGQLKDEQEILMTLADIAINIFALDSSVLRAGKVMETLDGSRRDCLGAVIKVISWNAAEAVALSARKSAFFLGEPELLLGGIQRLTRYDAAGLLQAKRQLAESSLESEKYVFEV; encoded by the coding sequence ATGCTCCTTGGAAAATTGACTGGCGCGGAATATCTGCTGGCGGAATGTTCCCCCGAGGATGTCTTCAGCCCGGAGGATTTCAGCCCGGAGCAGAAACAGCTTGCGGAAACGATCGACCAGTTCGTTTCCAAGGACATTCTTCCTAACGTTGAAAAGCTTGAACATCAAGACTTCGGCCTGATGATCAATTTGCTTAGAAAGTGCGGCGAACTGGGATTGCTGATGATCGAAGCACCGGAAGAGTACGGCGGACTTGATTTGGACAAGGCAACCGCGATGCTGGTGGCGGAGAAGATCTCCCGATACGCAAGTTTCACGGCCGCGTATATGGTCCAGACCGGGATCGGCATGCTGCCCCTGGTGTATTACGGGACCCGCGCGCAGAACGAGAAATATCTCGGGAAACTCATCAGTGGCGAGTGGATATCCGCCTACTGCCTAACGGAGCCCGGCTCCGGAAGTGACGCGATGGGAGCCAAAACCACCGCCACGCTCTCTGCGGACGGGAAGCATTACATCCTGAATGGGACCAAGCAGTTCATCACCAACGGCGGTTTCGCCGATCTGTACACCGTGTTCGCCAAGGTCGACAGGAAGCAATTTACCGCCTTCCTCGTCGAGAGATCATTCGACGGGATCTCTCCGGGGCCGGAGGAAAAGAAGCTTGGAATCAAGGGGTCGTCCACCACGCAGGTGATCCTTGAAGACGCGAAGGTCCCCGTCGAGAACGTGCTGGGGGAGATAGGTAAGGGGCACAAGATCGCCTTCAACGTGTTGAATGTCGGGAGATTCAAGCTGGGCGCGGTGGTGACCGGCACGGCGAAGATCGCTCTGGTCGAAGGATTGAAATATGCCAACCTGCGGAAACAGTTCGGCGTTTCCATCGGAACGTTCGGCGCGATCCGGGAGAAGATCGCGGATATGACGGCCGCCATCTTCGCTTCCGAGTCGCTGGTCTATCGCCTCGCCGGGATGATCGACGACCGTCTGGAAACCATCCCCAAAGGGAGGACGGATTACTTCGACTCATACCAGAAAGGGATCGAAGAGTATGCGGTCGAGTGCGCCATTGCCAAAGTGTTCTGCAGCGAGGTGCTGGCCAAGGTGGTGGACGATGTAGTGCAGATCCACGGAGGATACGGATTCATCCAGGAGTACCCTGCGGAGCGATTTTACCGGGACGAAAGGGTCAACCGGATTTTCGAGGGCACCAATGAGATCAACCGCATCCTGATAGCGGGGAACCTCTTTCGGCGAGCAGAGAAGGGAGAGATTCCGCTGTCGCGCGAAGCAGGAAGGGCTTTGGAATATCTTTCAGGGTCGAAGGAGGACGCGGGCGATGCCTCCGGACTTCTCGCCGCGGAAAGGAAACTTTTGAGAAACCTGAAGCGGGTCTTCCTGTCGATCGCCGGGACGGCTTCGGAGAAGTTGAAAGGACAGCTGAAGGACGAACAGGAGATATTGATGACTCTCGCGGATATTGCCATAAATATCTTCGCTCTCGATAGCTCCGTTCTGCGGGCCGGGAAGGTGATGGAAACCCTCGATGGCAGCAGAAGGGATTGTCTGGGTGCAGTTATTAAAGTGATTTCGTGGAACGCCGCGGAGGCAGTCGCCTTATCGGCGCGCAAGTCGGCCTTTTTCCTTGGAGAGCCGGAACTACTCCTGGGGGGGATCCAAAGACTTACCCGATACGATGCGGCAGGACTTCTGCAGGCGAAACGTCAATTGGCGGAATCCTCTTTAGAGAGCGAAAAATACGTGTTCGAAGTCTGA
- a CDS encoding NADH:flavin oxidoreductase — translation MEQDKTSKESGSGTIGKKFGHLLAPITVGNVELKNRIAVAPMQTYMTGFGGEITEQCLAYIGARAKGGAGLVISGVFLGTKLAAQFPLGRCMVLYHPGHQLGASLYTERIHYFGGVACAQMTPGSGRQSTPYDRDMPAPAPTADLPYEMTREKTVEGMADALVADMRGREFLVGPMTRAMSVSEIRSEQKEFAASCQLAVMSGFDMVEIHAAHGFLCHEFLSPFSNKRTDLYGGEWRNRKRYLNELVEAVRYAIQGIPLGVRISAEEHMEGGLTRAEMVDMAKDLEARGVDYIHLSDGGGLEESGHQIPDADRAVHMADHGRDFKKTLKIPVIVVSQHDPVKADKDIGDGAYDISGLARQLLCDPEYPNKLVEGRPEDIVRCVRCNTCLLRGVAGAYLACPLNPNLGREYLLDEYRIGPWKPGERLVPKSWENARMPALYNKPWYRNEIEYIEKCWRPFRGPGPR, via the coding sequence ATGGAGCAGGATAAGACGTCGAAGGAATCCGGATCCGGCACGATAGGGAAGAAGTTCGGGCACCTGCTGGCGCCGATCACGGTGGGGAATGTCGAACTGAAGAACCGCATCGCCGTTGCTCCCATGCAGACGTACATGACCGGATTCGGCGGAGAGATCACCGAGCAGTGCCTGGCCTACATCGGGGCCCGCGCAAAGGGCGGAGCCGGGCTGGTCATCAGCGGCGTGTTCCTCGGGACAAAGCTTGCGGCGCAATTCCCGCTGGGGCGCTGCATGGTCCTTTACCATCCCGGTCATCAACTTGGCGCCAGCCTTTACACGGAACGGATCCATTACTTCGGCGGCGTGGCCTGCGCCCAGATGACCCCCGGCTCGGGACGGCAATCGACGCCGTATGACCGGGACATGCCCGCGCCTGCGCCGACAGCCGATCTGCCGTACGAAATGACCAGGGAAAAAACCGTCGAAGGCATGGCGGACGCCCTGGTGGCGGACATGAGGGGACGGGAATTTCTTGTGGGACCGATGACGCGCGCGATGAGCGTCTCCGAAATCCGGAGCGAGCAGAAGGAGTTCGCCGCCAGTTGCCAGTTGGCCGTGATGAGCGGCTTTGACATGGTGGAAATCCACGCGGCGCACGGCTTCCTGTGCCATGAGTTCCTGTCTCCGTTCTCCAACAAAAGGACCGACCTGTACGGCGGGGAGTGGAGGAACCGGAAGCGGTACCTGAATGAACTGGTGGAAGCGGTTCGCTACGCGATCCAGGGAATCCCCCTCGGAGTGCGGATCAGCGCGGAGGAACATATGGAAGGAGGGTTGACCCGGGCGGAGATGGTCGACATGGCCAAGGACCTCGAAGCAAGGGGAGTGGACTACATCCACCTGTCGGACGGCGGGGGGCTCGAGGAGAGCGGGCACCAGATACCGGACGCCGACCGGGCCGTTCACATGGCGGATCACGGGAGGGATTTCAAGAAGACGTTGAAGATCCCCGTCATCGTGGTGTCGCAGCACGACCCGGTGAAAGCCGACAAGGACATCGGCGACGGTGCGTACGATATTTCGGGCCTGGCGCGTCAACTCCTGTGCGATCCGGAGTACCCGAACAAGCTGGTGGAGGGGCGGCCGGAGGATATCGTCAGGTGCGTGCGGTGCAACACCTGCCTGCTGCGCGGCGTGGCGGGGGCTTATCTCGCCTGCCCCCTGAACCCGAACCTGGGGCGGGAATATCTTCTCGACGAGTACAGGATCGGCCCATGGAAACCCGGCGAGCGCCTGGTTCCGAAGAGTTGGGAAAACGCAAGGATGCC